In the genome of Hevea brasiliensis isolate MT/VB/25A 57/8 chromosome 14, ASM3005281v1, whole genome shotgun sequence, the window TCTTGCTAGTTTTGTTACCACAAAAAGCTTAGAAATAAAACACCATTCTGTTCCTTTGTGTTTttgaattatttttcctttttttttaattaatgacaAAGACGAGGGAATTGAAGACAGGGTGAATGAATAGTTTGTGATATCCAATTTTTTGCCAGTTTTGTCTGTTTTCAGGATTATTAGAGGTAGGGTTTCATTGTGAATACGATATCAATTTCTTGCTTTTTTCAGAAGAAACTTCGAAAGAAAGAAAATTATGGTTAACATAAGAAGGGTATTTGGGCCAATTCTCCCTCAAATTCTTGTTCTGTGGTTTTCAGTTTTCATCAACTTCTTAGCTTTGATACCCATATCCAAGTTTCCATGAAGGGAGAAGTAAATACCTAAGGGATCTTTATGAAAAATCTTAGATAATATAATACTTCCATGTACAACCTTTGTATTACAATAATTAATCTTAGATATCACATAGCTCCCATGTAATTAATAGTCAGTGTATTTATTATATCAGAAATTTTTTTTAAGATCTAATTCATTATaaaatcaaaatataaatatgtgaaatttatatatttaacgtGTGAATGTTATCATATATCTTCTATTTTAAATTCAACGTAAATTGAGTTTATGTAAGAAAAAATCTGATTATATATAcaataattgtattaaataaattttcattatttatataagatatgcaATTGGTTCGATTTTGAACTAAATAGTTTGAACTTACtcgaaataattaaaaaattaaattaaaaataatattaatttgaattgaattaaagtagagattaaattaaattgaatcaaaaaATTCGATTTATAAATTTAGATCTATTTTGTTAggcttttttaattttaatattcctATTTTTTAgacttattataaattttataaattatacattttatttcataaaattaacaaaatttgATTATAAATTAGATAAATCGGTccgttcaatttttttttttatttttaataaaataactgAATAAAATCAAAAACtaaactttaaaaaaaatatattaaccgaattatataaaaaaataaataaataaaacagctTGGTTCAATTTTTCCATTATAATCAATTTTGCTTATCTCTACTTGTTTATTAGTtcaaaagatatatatatatatatatatatatatatatatatatatatatatatatattttatgaagtaataattttttttattatttagttataatattgAAAAATGAATCTAAAATTACATCCAGAATTTGAAATACATagacaaatattaaattttttgataTATAAGAACTTCAATTTTGTTGCTTTATTGTtggctaataaaataaaatagacagAAAAAAGGGGGGGTAAATTGTGGTTGTCACTAGCTAATCGGTTCGTTATTGAAAATGATTAATGGTAGTTTGTAGATTAATAtatgtttttaatttcttttgtaacatttttttaactcattttttttaactaaaaaagAATTGCGCACAACAGTTTTCCTGAACACGATAAATAATgtttaaaaaattagaaaaaattttctagaatAAGATTTTTTATGAAACAAATGGAGCTGTAatctatataatatttataatagcaCGTACCACAAACAATAAAATTTATATGATATTaacgaattattattattatgtttttttttcTTACTTATTCAAAATAAGAACTGTTTTAAGATAATTttagtattattaaattaaaattaattgattattatatttataattatttaatatataattaatgagTAAATATTATATTTAGTCACTCAactttataaatattttcataaaaattattgaatttgaatttaatttcataaaatttattaaattttaatttaatttcataaaaatcaccgtaattaaaaattaaaggtaTTCAAATTAACATAATgatttatcaattattttataaataaaattattttattttattatttaaaaaaaaaagatgaatctatataatatttataatagcaCGTACCACAAACAATAAAATTTATATGATAttaatgaattattattattatgtttttttttcTTACTTATTCAAAACAAGAACTGTTTTAAGATAATTttagtattattaaattaaaattaattgattattatatttataattatttaatatataattaatgagTAAATATTATATTTAGTCACTCAactttataaatattttcataaaaatgttTAGCCCAATACATAAACTAATTGAAAAGTTCCCACATTGATCTTGAAAACTCTCACAATGATTTTTCAAAATGTTACTCTAAAATTTTAGTACTTGATAATATATGTTTGTCTGAGTGGAAACAGTTAATAATAAGCAGGTGGAGTATAATGTTATTCACACAAGGATCATAATACAATAACTCATCAACCCTACAGAGAAAACTGAAGCAGATATTGACTCAAAATGCAGTACAGATCAAGAAAATAATTTCAATCAAGAAAATAATTTCAATTCTTACTTGAAAATAATTTCAATCAAGAAAATAATTTCAATTCTTACTTCATTATAATGTAGTTTcctaatggaaaaaaaaatgtttaatGTGAAATAAGATTTTGACTCTCTTGTATGATTGCGGAGTTGATAACAGCTCAAATTATTGAGAAACTAACAGGAAAGGAATTGCAGTTTTTGCCTATAGCCTATAAGccttaaattttattcatttggaATCTGCTGCAATAGGTTCCTGGACATGCAGATAGGCATATAAGGTAAGAGCTAGCGTGCAAATGGATAAAATTGATCATTTTTCCATGATAGAGAAAGACACTTTCATCGTTAAACTCAAAAGCCGAACAGTTCCCCTCCACCATCACAGAACACTCTCCCTTGTCATTCATAAATTTGATTCAAAACAAAAAAACTAGAGAGTTTTGAAAAGACAAAAAGTAAGaatcaatgtcattgaaaatgGCATTATGTCTCCCATccatcttcctcttctctctcattTGCCCATGCCTGGTTTCTTTCTAGAGCCTTGAAGCATTAGAGGAGATAAAAAGTTTGAGCACTTGCAAGTTGCAACTGTTGCTGATAAGCATGTGAGTTTCTCTCCTGGCTTTAGGAGCAATTAGATGAATCCTGTTTAAGCCTTCAGCCACCAATCCATTACTAGTAAGTGGCCAACAGCAAACCTGATAATGTGTAGCAATAAAATATGCATCATAATGGAGAGTTAACACATAATGCAGGATTAGAAGCTGCATAATTAAGGGAATTACTACATCCAGACAACAAGCTGTCACGACTCATGGGCTCTGTCCAATGCCTAAGCTATGAAATCTGCATATAAAACAATATAAATTTGTTCTCTTCAGATGAAAAGAACATGTTTAAAAGCCGCAATGCACCAACTCCTACAGCTTGATTATGACTGAAAGGATAAAATATTTTCAAACAATATATCGTGATTTCTTCATGCAACTACCGGCATCCCTATCTGCTAAACTgccttttcttcatgaaagtctcATAAACCTTGTTAGAGCAATCAATAGAATAACATTAACAAAAGAACCCAGCAAGAAGCTCAACAATGCCAAAAAATTATTTTGGTCAACTTTTTGTTATTAAGGAGAGTCGCAGTTAAATTCAATCCCTCATTATAGGCACAGTATGTAAATGTTCTGCAGCACCTGTGCAAGAAGTACAATAAAGCTTAAAAGGCAAAGTCAGCTTGTAAACCTATGCTATTAAAACTTTATGAATGTTCACATTCCAAACTCAAAGACCCTTCTTTACTGTTTCTCATCATCATGCTCTTTAGACACGAAAGCTTTTATCATAATTCCAAATAAAGGGGCAAAAAAACTGTTTTACTAGCCTAGCAAAGAGCAATGATATCGTTAACAGAAAATTCTATTTAAAGcaattttatctcatttttagagCCCAACTAATGATGATGATTAGGTCTATATTAATGAAAAAAAGCATGCATAAATTAGGAAAGCTTACCCAGTTTGAGAATGACAACTGTAGCCCATAAGGGAGACCCAAAAGAAACCTACTTTTAAGAAAAGTGAGGAATGTCTCTTGGCCACAACAAAAAGGGCTTATGACACTTGTAAGTGATGATTATAAAGAGAAAATCTCAACACTAGTTCCTACACAAACCAGCCCTAGTACAAGCAAAATCAACTTGACACAGATAATTGAAAAAGCATAGGACAATGACAGGGCCGGGCTCTTCATGTGGAGCATGCAAGTTCCTCAGAAGAAAGTGCACGAGTGAATGTGTCTTTGCACCTTACTTCAGTTATGACCAGGCTGCAACCCACTTCCTAGCAGTGCACAAGGTGTTTGGTGCAAGCAATGTTTCAAAGCTATTATTACACCTGCCAGTACAGAGTCGAAGTGATGCTGCTATCACCATATCTTATGAAGCACTGGCTCGGATGCGGGATCCCATATACGGCTGTGTTGCTCATATTTTTGCACTCCAACAACAGGTTTCTATGTTCTTTCTCCAACAGCCTCAACATCTGTACAATTGACCTAGAATTTAAGTCGGTTTAACTCAACACAAATTTATACATCCTTTCAACTTGTCTTGCAGATAGCCAGCTTACAAGAGGAGATAGAAATTCTCGGGCATCAAATGGCTAATCTCACAGTTGGTATTGCTAGTCATGGAAGCTCACaaacaacctcaaatccaaactgTGAGAAACAGATTTGCTCGTTTCAAGATGCCATCAACATGCAATATTATCAGAATCTACCAGTTGAGCAAGTGAACAATTCAGGATATGCAACTGGAAACCAATCTTttaatagccaagtgaatgtgcaACTGCCTTCTTTATATGAATGGGAAGACCAGAACCCTTTCTGTGAATCCCACCCAAATCCTTTAGACAGACTCCTTGAAGGAGTGGACTTCCCATATTGTTCATGGCTGGACAGTGGAAACAATGCAAACTGAATCCAATTTGGGACCAAGAAAAGCATTTTAAGCGAGTTACAGCTTGTGCAACAAATTACCATGATTTTCAAGATAAGGATGTAGACTTAGTCCAGTTTGAACCTCTGAATCAGCTTTTGTTGTCTCCAAAAATATCTTGTCACCCCTGCACTATCTGTAATTATACTAATGTAGATACCATGATTCTCAAGATGAGGATGTAAACTTAGTCCAGTTTGAACCTCTGAATAAGCTTTTGTTGTCTTCAAAAAAATCTTGTGACCTCTTCACCACAATCAGAGATCAAGCACACCAGGAATACTAAGCTCTAGCAAAGGCAAAATCTGAATAACTGAATGGCCAAAAAAGTCACATTGAATTGACTTTCTAAAGTGTTCTATAGAAATTAGATCCTGGAAGGTTAACAAAAATAGAAAAATAGCAGCCATTTTTTGCAACTAGAAAGAGATAACTAGCAGAAACCATCCAGACCAACATTTAGattcataaattaaaaaacaaacaTAACAAATACACAACAGGTTGAAGGTACCTCGGGCAGAAATTTGTCATATGATTCATGGCCATAGAAATAACACACATGGATCATGGGACGAGGTGGTTTAACAATATATCCAAGAacaaatttatctttcattgcAATGAAAGGAGTCCAAGAAAATTTTGACAGAAGATATGTTCACAGAAAAAAGTACTGCGCTAAGTATGAACATTTATGTCCGCATCTTAGCATCATCACATCAATGAAGATATCCTTCCAGAGGAATTAGGATCTATATCTATCTAAGTATTTAACAGCAACAGGCATTCAATTGATGCAATTAAGGTCACTGTCTCAGTTCGCTTTCTGTTGTATCTTCTTACAAGCGTATAGTCCTTTCATTGCCCTCCAGTTAGGATATCACAATTTGCTCACAATGCCATTCAACAAAATTATTGACTTGTCCTCAATTGATCCtgcaaatatgaaaattaaagcTAGGGCAAAAAATCATTGGATCAAAAAGGCACATGGCTACATGTAAAGATTTCAACCATTTGGCAGTTACTCATCCAGAACATCTTCAGTTTCCAAAGCCAATGCCTAAATTCCAAGAACATCATGGTTAATGCATTGTAATTAAGCAGACCACTCATGTTGGGATTCAGAAACTAGTTAGTCGAGTTTAATTAAACAGAACAACATCAAAGATTGAAGCTAAAAAGATATCATACCCAAAACTTTTGGAAGAATGATTGCCAATCTACTTCTGCAAGGCTGACTGCTGCTTTCAGATCACAGCATAAAATCACATGCCTAGTGTGATTGATTATGAGAGGCAAGTTCTGATTTTAATACGTTGCTCTGGAATTAAATCCTTGTAGCCAACCGGAATCTGCATATTTAACTGTCACAGAGTTCATTGCCCCCCatcttacaatgcatgaacaGAAATTTTTCAGACTCCTGGGTCGCATTGGACCAAGAGATCATTGCACATTGCCATGGTTAGATAACAATAGCAACA includes:
- the LOC110667224 gene encoding LOB domain-containing protein 33-like yields the protein MTGPGSSCGACKFLRRKCTSECVFAPYFSYDQAATHFLAVHKVFGASNVSKLLLHLPVQSRSDAAITISYEALARMRDPIYGCVAHIFALQQQIASLQEEIEILGHQMANLTVGIASHGSSQTTSNPNCEKQICSFQDAINMQYYQNLPVEQVNNSGYATGNQSFNSQVNVQLPSLYEWEDQNPFCESHPNPLDRLLEGVDFPYCSWLDSGNNAN